One window from the genome of Metabacillus flavus encodes:
- a CDS encoding Hsp70 family protein: MTNTIGIDLGTTYSVMSAVDGEGVPFIIKNAEGKTTTPSVIYFGGGEPIVGEEAKEQQAFGSAEVAAFFKRSMGDQHFGFEWNGTYYSPVQLSALVLKKLKKDAEAELGLPVSHAVITVPAYFDNAQREDTIKAGKLAGLTVTSIINEPTAAAIAYGFKEGTGRKNLLIYDLGGGTFDVTVAKVTDYSVEVLSTNGDHLLGGKDWDDRLVMRVSEKFLSEHGIDPLEDVEFLNEILVHCEHAKRALTDLQKTVIQAVHSGKRSSFELTRGQFEEMTDDLLYRTWNLSDIAIREAKLSWDQIDDVILAGGSSKMPMISSFIEKQYGKKPLKGLNVDEVVAYGAAIKAAMDQEKAAQKPLLKLGSAKKVTDVMSHSLGMVAIRDDYSAYFNSRIIEKNKPIPASVTRPYQLQTASGEDGQLEIYVTQGESEIPSESTVIGKYTVDGIPSSNGLADVHVNYAYDGNGVVQVTASDRFGTLLEVVKTEVPSDLSWLNEAPVKEEEKMVPMSVVIAVDLSGSMNGNPLLQAKEAAKTFVKQLDLSRSRVSIMGFANKTKTLLPLCGNETDLLWGIDRLSDLYHEGKIGYGNSAEPFTEALYTLEHEEGIKFIIVLTDGHWSYPKEAINRARICRDAEADIVAIGFGSADWKFLKEIATSDENALFTDVTKLQSSFSKIAQELNGIKQKQKSRSLLLR; encoded by the coding sequence ATGACAAACACCATTGGAATCGACCTCGGTACGACATATTCGGTCATGTCTGCAGTTGATGGAGAAGGAGTTCCATTTATTATAAAGAACGCAGAGGGGAAAACCACAACTCCTTCCGTCATCTATTTTGGCGGAGGAGAGCCCATTGTTGGCGAGGAGGCTAAGGAGCAACAGGCATTCGGCTCGGCAGAAGTAGCCGCTTTCTTCAAGCGTTCAATGGGTGACCAGCATTTCGGATTCGAATGGAATGGAACGTATTACTCCCCTGTTCAGCTTTCGGCCCTTGTGCTGAAAAAACTGAAAAAGGATGCAGAGGCAGAACTTGGTTTGCCTGTTTCGCACGCTGTCATAACCGTTCCTGCCTATTTTGATAATGCCCAGCGTGAAGATACAATTAAAGCAGGGAAACTGGCAGGGCTTACTGTAACCAGTATTATCAATGAGCCAACAGCTGCTGCAATAGCTTACGGATTCAAAGAAGGAACGGGAAGAAAGAACCTGCTTATTTATGATTTAGGCGGAGGAACCTTTGATGTAACTGTTGCCAAGGTCACAGATTACTCAGTAGAAGTCCTATCAACTAACGGCGATCATTTACTAGGGGGAAAGGATTGGGACGACCGCCTTGTCATGCGTGTAAGCGAGAAATTTTTATCCGAGCACGGTATTGATCCTCTTGAAGATGTGGAGTTTTTAAATGAAATTTTAGTTCACTGCGAGCATGCTAAGCGCGCTTTAACAGACCTCCAGAAAACGGTGATTCAAGCTGTTCACTCAGGCAAAAGGAGCAGTTTTGAACTCACGAGGGGCCAGTTTGAAGAAATGACGGATGACTTGCTGTATCGGACATGGAATTTATCTGATATTGCAATCCGGGAAGCAAAGCTTTCCTGGGATCAGATTGACGATGTCATTCTAGCCGGCGGTTCTTCTAAAATGCCGATGATTTCAAGTTTTATAGAAAAGCAGTATGGCAAGAAGCCATTAAAAGGCCTTAATGTAGACGAAGTAGTCGCGTATGGAGCAGCAATTAAAGCTGCTATGGATCAGGAAAAAGCTGCGCAGAAGCCTCTTCTAAAGCTTGGAAGTGCGAAAAAGGTAACAGATGTAATGAGTCATAGCTTAGGAATGGTAGCCATTCGCGACGATTATTCTGCTTATTTCAACAGCCGGATAATTGAAAAAAACAAGCCGATTCCAGCATCTGTAACGAGGCCTTACCAGCTGCAGACAGCCAGCGGGGAAGATGGACAGCTTGAGATTTATGTGACACAGGGAGAGAGTGAAATCCCTTCAGAATCCACGGTAATCGGCAAGTATACTGTGGACGGAATTCCGTCCTCAAATGGGCTGGCCGATGTTCATGTCAATTACGCTTACGATGGAAATGGAGTTGTCCAGGTTACCGCTTCAGACCGCTTTGGAACCCTGCTTGAAGTTGTGAAAACAGAAGTGCCATCCGATTTATCATGGCTGAATGAAGCGCCTGTAAAAGAAGAGGAAAAGATGGTTCCAATGTCTGTAGTGATTGCGGTAGATCTTTCTGGGAGTATGAATGGAAATCCTTTGCTGCAGGCAAAAGAAGCAGCCAAAACATTTGTAAAACAGCTTGACTTATCAAGATCCCGAGTCAGTATTATGGGCTTCGCCAACAAGACGAAGACTTTACTGCCGCTTTGTGGAAATGAAACGGACTTACTATGGGGGATAGATAGGTTATCGGATTTGTATCACGAGGGCAAAATTGGCTATGGAAATTCCGCAGAGCCTTTTACTGAGGCATTATATACTCTTGAGCATGAGGAAGGAATAAAATTCATTATTGTTCTTACAGACGGTCATTGGTCCTATCCAAAGGAAGCCATTAACCGGGCGAGAATCTGCAGAGATGCGGAGGCTGACATCGTGGCAATCGGCTTCGGATCAGCAGATTGGAAATTCCTTAAAGAAATAGCAACATCTGATGAGAACGCTCTTTTCACAGACGTGACAAAGCTTCAGAGCTCTTTCTCGAAAATTGCCCAAGAATTGAACGGGATCAAACAAAAACAGAAATCCAGATCATTATTATTGCGTTGA
- a CDS encoding TRAFAC clade GTPase domain-containing protein has product MYSTYWGTPLYSTAIEPPASKKSFLSAIKPVMPSSCFCDKCGSQADVRICPSCHSNLPSTIADYEDYIIAVIGAKQTGKSHYISVLIDSIQNSIGSAYNCFLKPENDDTIRRYNTNFRDPLFKHKTTLEVTSSATGTDADVKKPLLYTLSFSGEGIFGTKVITLALFDTAGEDLKDEKIMAQHVRYISHSAGVICLLDPLQLESVRDQIHEKGLPVNLPRLDNENSVNDLLNRTTNMIRNLLKMKVSKKIEIPMALSFSKMDAIKPLLDPGSKLHQPSRHTDQRGFDTVDFEGVSNEMKALVQGWTQGNLTNLLEHNYKHYAFFGLSALGMDPGTDSRVEKIEPFRVEDPFLWLLWKNQIIKSHMRKG; this is encoded by the coding sequence GTGTATTCTACCTATTGGGGCACCCCTCTCTATTCAACCGCTATTGAACCGCCAGCAAGCAAAAAGAGCTTCCTCTCTGCTATAAAGCCGGTGATGCCATCCAGCTGTTTTTGCGATAAGTGCGGGTCTCAGGCAGATGTACGAATCTGCCCTTCCTGCCACTCCAATCTTCCAAGCACCATTGCAGATTATGAGGATTATATCATCGCTGTAATCGGGGCTAAGCAAACAGGGAAGAGCCACTATATTTCTGTTTTAATCGACAGCATTCAAAACAGCATCGGAAGCGCTTATAACTGCTTCCTAAAGCCGGAAAACGACGACACGATCCGCCGCTACAATACGAATTTCAGAGATCCGCTTTTTAAACATAAAACAACGCTTGAAGTAACCTCCTCGGCGACAGGCACAGATGCAGATGTAAAAAAACCGCTTCTTTATACACTTTCGTTTTCTGGAGAGGGCATTTTCGGCACAAAGGTCATTACGCTTGCTCTGTTTGATACAGCCGGCGAAGACTTAAAGGATGAAAAAATAATGGCACAGCACGTCCGCTACATTAGCCATTCAGCCGGCGTCATCTGTCTGCTCGATCCCCTTCAGCTGGAGTCTGTAAGAGATCAGATTCATGAAAAGGGACTGCCGGTGAATCTGCCGCGCCTCGATAATGAAAACAGTGTGAATGACCTGCTTAATCGGACGACAAATATGATTCGAAATTTGCTGAAAATGAAAGTTTCTAAGAAAATCGAAATTCCGATGGCTCTCAGTTTTTCTAAAATGGATGCCATTAAGCCGCTTCTTGATCCGGGCAGCAAGCTCCATCAGCCAAGCCGCCACACCGATCAAAGGGGATTCGATACGGTTGATTTTGAAGGAGTCTCCAATGAAATGAAGGCGCTAGTTCAGGGCTGGACGCAAGGAAATCTTACAAATTTGCTTGAGCATAACTATAAACATTATGCATTTTTCGGCTTATCCGCTCTTGGAATGGACCCGGGAACAGACAGCAGAGTTGAGAAGATTGAACCATTCCGGGTGGAAGATCCGTTTTTATGGCTACTGTGGAAAAATCAAATCATCAAAAGCCATATGAGGAAAGGGTGA
- the grpE gene encoding nucleotide exchange factor GrpE, whose protein sequence is MGIFNPTSKKNNKQLDSEKENPESAEINTPLQEQEPEFDKKPIFDQEASNIPSFKHWAPEDLNNESSVTVEFPDEPIHPPHSELPQKGFECSEAEIADEELPVQSAEKNMESIAIRNESAAAAETPAPESVSLEGMNQRFDSLEKQMARLSEDFEDKIKYDLHKDQIINNLHSELQSYKEESVKKQILPAMMDLIQTIDRTIKISKSIEKDSEITTEKLIKIIKDSALDFEDILYKQGIESYETEDSNFDSMKQKVIKTVNTADKELDKKLAERLGKGYEWDGKIIRKEPVAVYVFSDKE, encoded by the coding sequence TTGGGTATTTTTAATCCAACATCTAAAAAGAATAATAAACAATTGGATTCCGAGAAAGAGAATCCAGAGTCTGCTGAAATAAATACCCCGTTACAGGAACAAGAGCCGGAGTTTGATAAAAAACCGATTTTCGATCAGGAAGCAAGCAACATCCCGAGCTTTAAGCATTGGGCGCCTGAAGACTTGAACAATGAATCTTCTGTGACTGTAGAATTTCCTGATGAGCCAATCCATCCCCCTCACTCTGAACTACCCCAAAAAGGCTTTGAATGTTCTGAAGCAGAAATTGCGGATGAAGAATTACCCGTCCAGTCAGCGGAAAAAAATATGGAGTCAATAGCGATCCGAAACGAATCAGCTGCAGCCGCTGAAACTCCTGCTCCGGAATCCGTTTCCCTTGAAGGCATGAATCAGCGCTTTGATTCCTTAGAAAAGCAGATGGCCCGCCTTTCTGAGGATTTTGAAGACAAGATAAAATACGATCTGCATAAAGATCAAATCATCAATAATCTCCATAGCGAGCTGCAAAGTTACAAAGAAGAAAGCGTGAAAAAGCAGATCCTTCCAGCTATGATGGATCTAATCCAAACGATTGACCGTACCATTAAAATCTCCAAAAGCATAGAAAAAGATTCAGAGATTACAACAGAGAAACTGATCAAGATTATTAAAGATTCCGCTTTGGACTTTGAAGATATTCTCTATAAGCAAGGAATTGAATCCTATGAAACGGAAGACAGCAACTTTGATTCTATGAAACAAAAGGTGATCAAAACGGTTAATACAGCCGATAAAGAACTGGATAAAAAGCTTGCTGAAAGACTTGGCAAGGGTTACGAGTGGGATGGAAAAATCATCCGGAAAGAACCCGTAGCCGTTTACGTATTTTCAGACAAAGAATAG
- a CDS encoding Hsp70 family protein: MSKINKVYGIDLGTTYSCIAHMDEHSKADIITNSNGIKTTPSVVFFEDEGETTNIVVGEAAKESGKLYPNDVVSFIKRQMGTDYEFWNKDQQYRAEEISALILKKLAKDAEGKTGEPVKDVVITVPAYFGINEREATKRAGELADLNVVDIINEPTAAAIAYGISRETSKRVLVYDLGGGTFDVTLIDISPSAIEVIVTGGDHNLGGKNWDDAIINYLVEQYEEQTGNTDDVLEDAETAKELEVGAESAKKTLSDRKKAPISYIHGSDKIRVELTREKFEELTDTLLNRTIELTKLMLEEAKLKGEGKDQFDEIILVGGSTRMPQVETRIIQEFNVQPVKFDPDEAVAKGAAIYGMEKSIREWVQAKKEEMISQTGAGGEQELSLEKQEEIQEEVKRQASQTFKIGGKAIDVITETKIINVTSKSFGVVTTEIENGERVQKVTNLIKKNESLPIVNTQQFGTLEDHQDSVFIEIMENEFNDDHLEVIDATAIGEAELTIPPGLPANSPLEITFVLGDNGRLDVKAVELTDNRVIEVSIETTSVISTEQMAEAKEKSKSLVVL, from the coding sequence ATGTCTAAAATCAACAAAGTATACGGAATTGACCTTGGAACCACCTATTCTTGCATTGCGCATATGGACGAGCATAGTAAAGCGGACATTATTACAAACAGCAATGGAATTAAAACGACTCCATCTGTTGTCTTTTTTGAAGATGAAGGAGAAACGACAAATATTGTTGTAGGTGAGGCGGCAAAAGAGAGCGGAAAGCTTTACCCAAATGATGTAGTTTCTTTTATTAAAAGACAAATGGGAACGGACTATGAATTTTGGAATAAGGACCAGCAATACCGAGCTGAAGAAATTTCGGCGCTTATTTTGAAAAAGCTTGCGAAGGATGCTGAAGGAAAAACAGGGGAGCCGGTTAAAGATGTAGTGATCACAGTGCCCGCTTATTTCGGCATTAATGAGCGTGAAGCAACAAAGAGAGCTGGCGAGCTAGCTGATTTGAACGTAGTGGACATTATTAATGAGCCTACAGCCGCGGCTATTGCCTATGGAATTTCACGCGAAACATCCAAGCGTGTACTTGTGTATGACCTTGGAGGAGGTACGTTTGACGTAACTCTTATCGACATCTCACCGAGTGCCATTGAAGTGATCGTTACTGGCGGCGATCATAATCTCGGGGGAAAAAACTGGGATGACGCCATCATCAACTATCTAGTTGAACAATATGAGGAGCAGACTGGTAACACGGACGATGTTCTGGAAGATGCCGAGACAGCTAAAGAACTTGAAGTAGGAGCAGAGAGTGCCAAAAAGACGCTTAGTGACCGCAAAAAGGCTCCGATCAGCTATATTCATGGTTCTGATAAGATCCGAGTGGAACTAACACGTGAAAAATTTGAAGAACTGACAGATACGCTTTTAAACCGTACCATTGAGCTAACGAAGCTAATGCTTGAGGAAGCAAAGCTTAAAGGAGAAGGAAAAGATCAGTTTGATGAAATCATCCTTGTCGGCGGATCTACCCGCATGCCTCAGGTAGAAACGAGAATTATTCAGGAATTCAACGTACAGCCGGTCAAATTTGATCCAGATGAAGCAGTAGCCAAAGGCGCAGCGATTTATGGCATGGAAAAATCAATCCGCGAATGGGTTCAGGCTAAAAAAGAAGAAATGATTTCTCAAACAGGCGCAGGCGGGGAGCAAGAGCTTTCTCTAGAAAAACAAGAAGAGATTCAGGAAGAAGTGAAGCGCCAGGCGAGCCAGACATTCAAAATTGGCGGAAAAGCCATTGACGTAATTACGGAAACTAAGATTATTAACGTGACTAGTAAAAGCTTTGGGGTTGTTACAACGGAAATAGAGAATGGTGAAAGAGTTCAAAAAGTAACGAATTTAATAAAGAAGAATGAATCATTGCCCATCGTAAATACACAGCAATTTGGAACGCTCGAAGATCATCAGGATTCTGTTTTCATTGAAATCATGGAAAATGAATTTAATGATGATCATCTTGAAGTCATTGATGCTACTGCAATAGGCGAAGCAGAATTGACAATTCCGCCAGGACTTCCGGCAAATTCTCCACTGGAGATTACTTTTGTTCTTGGAGACAATGGAAGACTTGATGTAAAAGCAGTGGAATTGACCGATAACCGTGTCATAGAGGTGTCCATTGAAACCACCTCCGTAATCAGCACCGAGCAGATGGCTGAAGCAAAAGAAAAATCCAAGTCGCTCGTAGTTTTGTAG
- a CDS encoding fibronectin type III domain-containing protein, producing MTGRPNFYNLLELSCNPPELDKDKIKFAIETKKKYWNSRANMPGKRGEEAKYFSSLTGEMISRLVDDEFWEEEAERAHTEELEKKRELERIQNEQLDRMIEIASSKGFITKLEISFIKAKLSVPEAAIQKRINVEVKEGKKKTKQSSSDGLEMTNPSTLKEIASLLSGLNVKPLAGSLPTLYDFLGIPEKGSARSVLFAEANEQFALYQRKAKGSQDTESRRQLYSIAKQIFHNETERKKYDNSLAGMRLEQANNLLEIACAGGVVDFFTYEALMKRLQQEGVPQKLAKDHIRLYCAQKGAELRSVKGDAETEVQLLQCGICGVIHDDKSRHCTNCGDALNAPCKKCGTMNKNNSNHCSSCSFPISGQFTHQKLLNEGFFLLSCNRLDEAKAYFERARKIWDNNETAAGLQQIASHKKRVSDQVQKIESEMKFKRFYRAEQEWIRLKKLDAALPEHGYFEREIALKIRLADSLVQKAMLASNQAEAEKLCIEAISVCADNKDAEEKLSHIPPEPPLNGMIQPSGKTITISWKPSVSKGSIVYQLLRKEAGSHEEKLLAETADFSYRDSSVEAGKSYSYTILSKRGKVSSAPHKASGQGFFTAEAENLQAHAASDSITITWKAPPRSKIEVWKKENQQPSRRGDGVRLSGVKGNELIDTDVEKGKRYGYLVMVQYQDESGRIIFSNGKPVMAVAMNTEPIKDLSIGISGDTIKYQCTKPAEGEVYFLISESPFDEVQVGEISLFQDLSPRYGGRLLRVPHACEGVLDLPKSGRCSVLPVTKVGEMAIAGTPKAVKQMFEVTDLDAVMNDQGKLLLTWNWPETVEHAVVAYSYHSFPQEPKDPAAVHREVSLTAYNAFGGYLIDQPGSGNLFIKVFIMEELNGEITYSEGESYYYTNSQPIRLSYKVEMKFFKKKKFIRISSENPAVPLPRMVIIKQSGRQPISITDGREIAAIEDGRMPADALTDISSHSEQGCYVKVFLSNPKDYKRFTLEPFGDLLIH from the coding sequence ATGACAGGACGTCCTAATTTTTATAATTTGCTAGAGCTGTCCTGCAATCCTCCTGAACTGGATAAGGACAAAATTAAATTTGCGATTGAAACAAAGAAAAAATACTGGAACTCCAGAGCCAATATGCCTGGCAAGCGCGGGGAGGAGGCGAAGTACTTCAGTTCCCTTACAGGTGAAATGATCAGCCGCCTTGTGGATGACGAATTTTGGGAAGAGGAAGCAGAAAGAGCCCATACCGAAGAACTGGAGAAGAAACGGGAACTTGAACGGATACAAAATGAGCAGCTGGATCGAATGATTGAAATCGCTTCTTCCAAAGGATTCATTACGAAACTGGAGATTTCCTTTATTAAAGCTAAGCTGAGTGTTCCTGAAGCAGCGATTCAGAAGCGGATAAATGTAGAAGTGAAAGAAGGGAAAAAGAAAACTAAACAATCGAGTTCAGACGGTCTTGAAATGACTAATCCGTCTACATTAAAAGAGATTGCGTCGCTGCTTTCAGGCTTGAATGTAAAGCCTTTAGCAGGCTCCCTGCCTACTTTGTATGATTTTCTCGGCATTCCCGAAAAAGGGTCCGCTCGATCCGTTCTTTTTGCAGAGGCCAATGAGCAATTTGCACTTTACCAAAGAAAAGCTAAAGGCAGCCAGGATACGGAGTCACGAAGGCAGCTTTATTCAATTGCTAAACAGATTTTTCATAACGAAACAGAACGGAAAAAGTATGATAACTCCTTGGCGGGCATGAGGCTTGAACAAGCAAACAACCTTTTAGAGATAGCATGCGCAGGGGGAGTTGTAGACTTCTTCACCTATGAAGCTTTAATGAAGAGGCTGCAGCAAGAGGGAGTGCCTCAAAAGCTGGCAAAAGATCATATTCGTTTGTACTGTGCTCAAAAAGGGGCTGAATTAAGGTCCGTAAAGGGAGATGCTGAAACGGAAGTACAACTGCTGCAATGCGGAATATGCGGTGTTATTCATGATGATAAAAGCAGGCATTGTACGAACTGCGGAGATGCATTAAACGCCCCGTGCAAAAAGTGCGGAACGATGAACAAAAACAATTCAAATCATTGTTCAAGCTGTTCCTTCCCAATCAGCGGCCAATTTACCCATCAAAAGCTTCTGAACGAAGGTTTTTTTCTTCTATCGTGCAACCGGCTTGATGAAGCAAAGGCTTACTTTGAAAGGGCTAGAAAGATATGGGATAACAATGAAACAGCAGCGGGACTCCAGCAAATTGCCTCACACAAAAAGAGAGTCTCAGATCAGGTTCAGAAAATTGAATCGGAAATGAAATTTAAACGGTTCTATCGGGCTGAGCAGGAATGGATCAGACTGAAAAAGCTAGATGCCGCCCTTCCTGAACACGGATATTTTGAGAGAGAAATTGCTTTAAAGATTAGACTGGCAGATTCCCTTGTTCAAAAGGCTATGCTTGCTTCAAATCAAGCTGAAGCAGAAAAGCTCTGCATTGAAGCGATAAGCGTTTGCGCTGATAACAAGGATGCTGAAGAGAAATTAAGCCATATTCCCCCTGAACCTCCACTAAATGGGATGATACAACCTTCAGGCAAAACCATTACTATTAGCTGGAAGCCATCTGTATCCAAGGGCAGCATCGTGTACCAGCTTCTCAGAAAAGAAGCGGGATCACACGAAGAAAAGCTGCTGGCTGAGACAGCTGATTTCTCCTACCGTGATTCATCTGTGGAAGCTGGAAAAAGCTACTCTTATACAATTCTTTCGAAACGCGGCAAGGTAAGCTCTGCTCCTCATAAAGCATCAGGCCAAGGTTTCTTTACAGCAGAAGCAGAAAACCTTCAGGCTCATGCGGCCTCTGATTCCATCACAATTACTTGGAAGGCGCCTCCAAGATCGAAAATCGAAGTGTGGAAAAAAGAGAATCAGCAGCCGTCACGCAGGGGAGACGGAGTAAGACTTAGCGGGGTTAAAGGAAATGAGCTAATCGATACGGATGTGGAAAAGGGCAAAAGGTACGGCTACCTCGTCATGGTGCAATATCAGGATGAATCTGGAAGAATAATTTTCTCAAACGGTAAGCCGGTCATGGCTGTTGCAATGAACACGGAGCCTATAAAGGATTTGTCTATCGGCATATCAGGAGACACCATAAAATACCAATGCACCAAACCGGCAGAAGGGGAGGTCTACTTCCTTATTTCAGAAAGCCCCTTTGACGAAGTGCAAGTCGGAGAAATCAGCTTATTTCAAGATTTGTCCCCTCGCTATGGCGGCAGATTACTCCGGGTGCCACATGCATGTGAAGGAGTCCTTGATCTTCCAAAGAGCGGAAGATGCTCTGTCCTGCCGGTTACAAAAGTGGGAGAAATGGCGATTGCAGGAACACCCAAAGCAGTGAAGCAAATGTTTGAAGTAACAGATCTTGATGCGGTTATGAATGATCAGGGCAAACTCCTTCTGACATGGAACTGGCCTGAAACAGTAGAACATGCAGTGGTTGCCTACAGCTATCACTCTTTTCCTCAGGAACCAAAGGACCCGGCGGCTGTGCATCGTGAGGTTTCCTTAACTGCCTATAATGCATTTGGAGGCTACTTGATCGATCAGCCCGGAAGCGGAAATTTATTCATTAAAGTGTTCATCATGGAAGAGTTGAATGGTGAAATCACATATTCCGAAGGCGAAAGCTATTATTATACGAATTCCCAGCCAATCCGGCTTTCCTACAAAGTAGAGATGAAATTTTTCAAGAAAAAGAAATTCATTCGCATTAGCTCGGAAAATCCTGCAGTCCCTCTTCCTCGGATGGTCATTATCAAACAGAGCGGCAGGCAGCCAATCTCAATTACCGATGGAAGAGAAATTGCCGCTATTGAAGATGGCCGGATGCCGGCAGACGCCTTAACCGATATTAGCAGCCATTCAGAACAGGGCTGCTACGTAAAAGTATTTTTATCCAATCCAAAAGATTACAAGCGGTTTACCCTCGAGCCATTCGGGGATTTATTAATCCATTAA
- a CDS encoding response regulator — translation MKTRIVIIDDHQLFREGVKRILDFEPSFEVVSEGDDGDEAMRIVDEHKPDVVIMDINMPNVNGVEATKQLVEANQETKVIILSIHDDENYVTRALKTGARGYLLKEMDADTLIEAVKVVADGGSYLHPKVTHNLVNEFRRLATTGAGGGGQQLQPEIRRPLHILTRRECEVLQMLADGKSNRGIGEALFISEKTVKNHVSNILQKMNVNDRTQAVVVAIKNGWVEVR, via the coding sequence ATGAAAACTAGAATTGTAATTATTGATGATCATCAGTTATTCAGAGAAGGCGTAAAACGTATTCTTGATTTTGAACCAAGCTTTGAAGTTGTATCAGAGGGTGACGACGGCGATGAGGCAATGCGTATCGTAGACGAGCATAAGCCGGACGTTGTCATTATGGATATAAATATGCCGAACGTAAACGGAGTGGAAGCGACTAAGCAGCTCGTTGAAGCCAACCAGGAAACGAAGGTTATCATTCTGTCCATCCATGATGATGAAAACTACGTAACCCGTGCCCTTAAAACAGGTGCCCGCGGCTACCTTCTAAAGGAAATGGATGCAGACACGCTGATCGAAGCGGTCAAAGTCGTTGCAGACGGCGGATCTTACCTGCATCCGAAAGTAACACACAATCTTGTAAACGAATTCCGCAGACTGGCTACAACAGGTGCAGGCGGCGGCGGACAGCAGCTTCAGCCGGAAATCCGCAGACCGCTGCATATCCTGACTCGCCGCGAGTGCGAGGTTCTTCAAATGCTTGCTGACGGAAAAAGCAACCGCGGAATCGGTGAAGCTCTATTCATCAGTGAAAAAACTGTTAAGAACCACGTATCCAATATCCTTCAGAAAATGAACGTAAACGACCGTACCCAAGCGGTAGTCGTTGCGATCAAAAACGGCTGGGTGGAAGTACGCTAA
- a CDS encoding sensor histidine kinase: MNTKKLDSVVLDEILNKMISTVDGSKGEIFAIGEQSRTQYESLVEELTLIKTQVNDVIDAGDKLEIQARHARKRLSEVSKNFNLFTENEIREAYERAHALQVELTTMQHREKQLRDRRDELERRLLGLQEIIERSEALVTQIGVVLNYLSQDLRQVGMLLEDAQAKQDFGLRIIEAQEEERKRVSREIHDGPAQMLANVMMRSELLERIFRDRGTEEGFKEIRNLRQNVRNALYEVRRIIYDLRPMALDDLGLIPTLRKYLHTIEEYNGKTKMLFQSFGEAEERRLPPRFEVALFRLAQEAVTNALKHAQAKEISVKVEVTKEYVNLLIKDDGSGFDFSELKEKKNKSFGLVGMKERVELLDGTMEIDSKIGRGTAIMIKVPSIF; the protein is encoded by the coding sequence GTGAATACCAAAAAGCTGGACAGCGTGGTGCTGGATGAAATCCTGAATAAAATGATCTCCACAGTGGACGGAAGCAAAGGGGAAATCTTTGCAATCGGCGAGCAGTCACGTACTCAATATGAGTCGCTTGTTGAAGAGCTGACCCTCATTAAAACACAGGTAAATGATGTGATTGATGCGGGGGACAAGCTTGAGATCCAGGCAAGACACGCTAGAAAAAGGCTGTCAGAGGTAAGCAAAAATTTCAACCTGTTTACAGAAAATGAAATTCGGGAAGCGTATGAAAGGGCTCATGCCCTGCAGGTTGAACTAACGACAATGCAGCACCGTGAAAAACAGCTTCGCGACCGGCGGGACGAGCTGGAGAGAAGGCTGCTCGGGCTTCAGGAAATCATCGAACGGTCTGAAGCGCTTGTCACTCAAATCGGGGTCGTCTTAAATTACTTAAGCCAGGACCTGCGCCAGGTTGGGATGCTGCTTGAGGACGCCCAGGCGAAACAGGATTTCGGTCTGCGGATCATCGAAGCCCAAGAGGAAGAACGCAAGCGGGTGTCGCGTGAAATACATGACGGGCCTGCGCAAATGCTCGCAAACGTCATGATGCGCTCTGAATTGCTGGAACGCATTTTCCGTGATCGGGGTACCGAAGAAGGATTCAAGGAAATCCGCAATCTTCGTCAAAATGTCCGCAATGCTTTATATGAGGTAAGAAGAATTATTTACGACCTAAGGCCCATGGCTTTGGATGATCTTGGGTTAATCCCAACTTTAAGAAAATACTTACATACGATTGAAGAATACAACGGAAAGACAAAAATGCTTTTTCAAAGCTTCGGCGAAGCCGAGGAAAGAAGGCTTCCTCCCCGATTTGAAGTGGCGCTTTTCCGGCTGGCGCAGGAAGCCGTCACCAATGCTCTAAAGCATGCACAAGCGAAAGAAATCTCGGTTAAAGTCGAGGTTACAAAGGAATACGTCAACCTCCTGATCAAGGATGATGGAAGCGGTTTTGACTTTAGTGAGCTGAAGGAGAAAAAGAACAAATCATTCGGGCTGGTCGGGATGAAGGAACGGGTCGAACTGCTCGACGGCACGATGGAGATTGATTCGAAAATTGGCAGAGGAACGGCCATCATGATAAAAGTTCCTTCCATATTTTAG